CATCCAGATCGGGACGAACTTCGCCAACGACTACTACGACGCCAAATCGGGCGTCGACTCCGACGACCGCGAGGGGTTTACCAGGGTTACTCAGTCCGGCCTCATCGCCCCCGCTGAGGTCCGGTGGGCGATGATCGGCACCTTCGCGCTCTCGATCCTCGTCGGCACCTACCTCGTGTGGGTCGGCGGCCTCCCGATCGTCGTGATCGGTCTCGCAAGCGTCGCCGCCGGAATCCTCTACGCTGGCGGCCCCTACCCGCTCGGTTCCTATGGACTGGGCGACCTGTTCGTGTTCGTCTTCTTCGGTCTGGTTGCCGTCACTGGCACCTACTACGTCCAGGCAGCCGCCACGGCCCCGCCTTTCCCGCTCCGTCCCCCACTCGGAACGCTGCCGGTCGCAGCCGTCGTCGCCAGCCTCCCGGCCGCGGCGCTCTCGACGAACATCCTCGTCGTCAACAACGTCCGTGATCTCGAAACCGACCGGGCAGCCGGCAAGCGCTCGCTCGCGGTCCTGATCGGCTACCGGTGGAGCCGGGTCGAGTTCCTCCTTTTGACGGGGATGGCATACGCCGTCCCGATCGTCTTCTGGCTCGCCGAGGACAGTCCCCTGGCGCTCGCCCC
The genomic region above belongs to Halococcus salifodinae DSM 8989 and contains:
- a CDS encoding 1,4-dihydroxy-2-naphthoate polyprenyltransferase codes for the protein MSTQEVSRRQAWVMAARPQTLPAAAAPVVVGTGLAVGTGAFAPLPALAALIGALLIQIGTNFANDYYDAKSGVDSDDREGFTRVTQSGLIAPAEVRWAMIGTFALSILVGTYLVWVGGLPIVVIGLASVAAGILYAGGPYPLGSYGLGDLFVFVFFGLVAVTGTYYVQAAATAPPFPLRPPLGTLPVAAVVASLPAAALSTNILVVNNVRDLETDRAAGKRSLAVLIGYRWSRVEFLLLTGMAYAVPIVFWLAEDSPLALAPLLTLPYAARIARTVLTRAEGTALNPALERVGKLLAAHSALFALGLAIPGVLA